Part of the Neisseria leonii genome is shown below.
CTGAATACGCATGTTGCGGTATTCAGACGGCCTTTTATCCGTAGGCGGCCGATTTAGTTGGCCGGTACGATTTTGGCTTTTTGGTACAGATCTTCGACCGAGGCGGCGATTTTTTGCAGTTGCAGCGTTTGGGCGATGTTGTTTTTGGCTTCGTCAAACGAGGGGATTTTGACCGCGCGTTTGTCGTTGACGTAAAACAGGGCGTAAACATTGCCGTTGGAGAGCGGTGTGCGGGTAAACTGGCCTTTGTTCAGGTTGCGCACGGCCTGATAGACTTCGGGGTTGGCCTGTTCCAAGTCTTTCAGCGGGATATAGTCCGCACCGATGCCGCCGTTTTCTTTGGCTGCCGGGTCGGCAGAGTATTGGCGTGCTACGGCGGCAAAGGATTTTTTGGCGTTCAGGTCGCGCAGGGCTTTGTCGGTATCGGCTTTATTTTCGGTAACGATTTCGCCCAACTGGATTTCGCTGGTGCCCTGATAGAAGTTTTTCAAGTCGTTGTAGCTTTTCTGTACATCGGCTTCGCGCAGCGGGTTTTGGCGCAAAACGTGGATTTCGTAGGCCTGGCCGAGCAGGCCGGTTTCAAAGTCGGCCCATTGTGCTTTGAAATCGGCCTGTTTGTCTGCGCCTTCCGCTTTGGCCGCACTGCGTGCCTGTTCGCTGGCTTTTTTGTACTCGGCGGATTGGTCGAGTTTCAGACGGCGTGCTTCTTGGGCGACGATGGTGCGGGTAACGGTGCGCTGCAGCAGTTCGTTGCGCAGGGCAGGGCTGTCGGCGGCCTGGCGGGTCTGTTGCAGGACGCGCACCTGACGGTCGATTTCGCTGCTGTCGATTTTGGTACCGTTTACCGTTACCAGCGTTTGAGCCATCAGGCTGCCGGAGAGGGCGGTCATCATCAGTGCGGCAAGATAGGTTTTTTTCATGTTTCTTTCCTCAGGTTGAA
Proteins encoded:
- a CDS encoding peptidyl-prolyl cis-trans isomerase, with the protein product MKKTYLAALMMTALSGSLMAQTLVTVNGTKIDSSEIDRQVRVLQQTRQAADSPALRNELLQRTVTRTIVAQEARRLKLDQSAEYKKASEQARSAAKAEGADKQADFKAQWADFETGLLGQAYEIHVLRQNPLREADVQKSYNDLKNFYQGTSEIQLGEIVTENKADTDKALRDLNAKKSFAAVARQYSADPAAKENGGIGADYIPLKDLEQANPEVYQAVRNLNKGQFTRTPLSNGNVYALFYVNDKRAVKIPSFDEAKNNIAQTLQLQKIAASVEDLYQKAKIVPAN